The following coding sequences are from one Triticum dicoccoides isolate Atlit2015 ecotype Zavitan chromosome 4A, WEW_v2.0, whole genome shotgun sequence window:
- the LOC119286669 gene encoding 4-coumarate--CoA ligase-like 7 yields the protein MSSALAERSGAIDARTGYRATTRSFVSLRPPLPLPPADAPLTFPAFALSLLPSPLPAHPALLDAATGEAVSYPAFLSQVRALVGALRSRAVPLGRGDVAFVLAPARLDVPVLYFALLAVGVVVSPANPALTAGEVARLVALSGASVAFAVSSTAAKLPAGLPTILLDSPHFRSLLHSDQGENDPAPLDTGAVCQSATATIQYSSGTTGRVKAAALPHRSFIAQAAGFHARHVRPRKVNERTLMGAPMFHSMGFFFALNGLAQGLTTVVMTDAATRAGLRGMLEAAQRWEVTEMTVAPPVVLGMTKDRCRLTSLVRVVCGGAPLPTSVAEQFRRRFPHVDLCMGYGSTEAGGISLMIDRDECSRVGSAGRISHNVEVKIVDIVTGEPLPVGRKGELCVRGPSIMTGYVGDDEANTAAFDSEGWLKTGDLCYIDEDGFLFVVDRLKELIKYKAYQVAPAELELVLQSLPEIMDAAVMPYPHEEAGEIPMALVVRQPGSKVTEAQVMEHVAKQVAPYKKVRKVVFVDSIPKSPAGKILRRQLSDHMQPCHVSRL from the exons ATGTCCAGCGCCCTCGCCGAACGCAGCGGCGCCATCGACGCCCGCACCGGCTACCGCGCAACCACCAGGTCCTTCGTCAGCCTccgcccgccgctgccgctgccgccggcgGACGCCCCGCTCACATTCCCGGCCTTCGCGCTGTCGCTGCTGCCGTCCCCTCTCCCCGCGCACCCCGCGCTCCTCGACGCCGCCACCGGCGAGGCCGTCTCCTACCCGGCGTTCCTGTCCCAGGTGCGCGCGCTCGTGGGCGCCCTGCGATCGCGCGCGGTCCCGCTCGGCCGCGGCGACGTGGCCTTCGTCCTCGCCCCCGCGCGCCTCGACGTGCCCGTGCTCTACTTCGCGCTCCTCGCCGTCGGCGTCGTCGTGTCCCCGGCCAACCCGGCCCTCACCGCCGGCGAGGTCGCGCGCCTCGTCGCCCTGTCCGGCGCGTCCGTCGCCTTCGCCGTCTCCTCCACCGCCGCCAAGCTCCCCGCCGGCCTCCCCACCATCCTCCTCGACTCCCCGCACTTCCGCTCCCTCCTGCACAGCGACCAAGGGGAGAACGACCCGGCGCCACTTGACACCGGAGCAGTGTGCCAGTCGGCGACGGCGACGATCCAGTACTCCTCCGGCACGACAGGGCGGGTGAAGGCGGCGGCGCTGCCGCACCGGAGCTTCATCGCGCAGGCGGCGGGGTTCCATGCCCGGCACGTGAGGCCGCGGAAGGTCAACGAGAGGACTCTGATGGGCGCTCCCATGTTCCACTCCATGGGTTTCTTCTTCGCGCTGAACGGGCTGGCGCAGGGGCTTACCACCGTCGTGATGACGGACGCGGCCACCCGGGCGGGGTTAAGGGGGATGCTGGAGGCGGCGCAGCGGTGGGAGGTCACGGAGATGACGGTGGCGCCTCCCGTGGTGCTGGGGATGACGAAGGACCGATGCCGGCTGACGAGTCTGGTGCGGGTGGTCTGCGGCGGCGCCCCTCTGCCGACGTCGGTGGCGGAGCAGTTCCGCCGGCGCTTCCCTCACGTGGATCTGTGCATG GGTTATGGCTCGACGGAGGCCGGAGGCATATCCTTGATGATCGACCGGGACGAGTGCTCCCGCGTAGGCTCTGCCGGCCGTATCTCCCACAACGTCGAGGTGAAGATCGTCGACATCGTCACCGGCGAGCCCTTGCCGGTCGGGCGGAAAGGGGAGCTGTGCGTGAGAGGTCCTTCCATCATGACAG GTTACGTCGGCGACGACGAGGCGAACACGGCCGCGTTCGATTCGGAAGGCTGGCTCAAGACCGGCGACCTTTGCTACATTGATGAGGATGGGTTTCTGTTCGTGGTTGATAGGCTCAAGGAGCTCATCAAGTACAAGGCCTATCAG GTCGCGCCTGCAGAGCTGGAGCTTGTCCTGCAATCGTTGCCGGAAATTATGGATGCTGCAGTTATGCC GTATCCTCACGAAGAGGCGGGAGAGATACCCATGGCGCTCGTGGTGAGGCAGCCCGGGAGCAAGGTCACGGAGGCGCAGGTCATGGAGCACGTGGCGAAGCAGGTGGCGCCGTACAAGAAGGTCCGCAAGGTGGTGTTCGTCGACTCCATCCCCAAATCGCCGGCCGGGAAGATCTTGAGGAGGCAGTTGTCAGACCATATGCAGCCTTGCCATGTGTCCAGACTGTGA